A region of Solibacillus isronensis DNA encodes the following proteins:
- a CDS encoding DNA topology modulation protein FlaR — protein sequence MNKTNYKRIHIIGSVGSGKTTLAKEISSWLDIPYYELDNIVWIRHKSGDIRRTEQEREEYLNSILQSDSWIIEGIHNEDWVSNCFHNADLIFFLDTKYSIRTYRIIKRFLKQKLRIEKANYKPTLAIFLKMFRWNRYFEEVGKINFFNNYGAYKDKIKVIKNTKRVKKHFN from the coding sequence TTGAATAAGACAAACTACAAGAGAATTCATATTATTGGGTCAGTTGGAAGTGGTAAAACAACTTTAGCAAAAGAAATTTCTTCGTGGTTAGATATACCGTATTACGAATTAGACAATATTGTGTGGATAAGGCATAAGTCCGGAGATATTAGGAGAACTGAACAAGAGCGGGAAGAGTATCTAAACAGTATATTACAATCAGACAGTTGGATAATTGAAGGAATACACAATGAAGATTGGGTAAGCAATTGTTTTCATAATGCAGATTTGATTTTCTTTTTAGATACCAAATATTCAATCAGAACTTACCGAATTATTAAGAGGTTTTTAAAACAAAAACTTCGAATAGAGAAAGCTAACTACAAACCAACACTAGCTATTTTTTTAAAAATGTTTAGATGGAATCGTTACTTTGAAGAAGTAGGTAAAATTAACTTTTTCAATAATTATGGCGCATATAAAGATAAGATAAAAGTTATTAAAAATACAAAACGTGTTAAGAAGCACTTCAATTAA
- a CDS encoding peptide ABC transporter substrate-binding protein, which produces MGLLSACNTGIEPKEHLGEIYSVALDSIMKEDEGLNSDMQYIAIDMSNFEEADESDKKEILNYFKEKYKVEVMEATFEQLEEKGLYNSDLMRLDGVLLKIEKVDFKFNNKILFEGSKYRSGLGAIGVEVKVHYKDNKWKAKEVKMTWIS; this is translated from the coding sequence GTGGGTTTACTTTCTGCTTGTAATACTGGCATAGAGCCAAAGGAACATTTGGGAGAAATCTATAGTGTTGCATTGGACTCAATAATGAAAGAGGATGAGGGATTAAATAGTGATATGCAGTATATAGCCATTGACATGAGTAATTTTGAGGAAGCAGATGAAAGTGATAAAAAAGAAATTTTAAATTACTTTAAAGAAAAATATAAAGTTGAAGTAATGGAAGCTACTTTTGAACAACTGGAAGAAAAGGGATTATATAATTCAGATCTGATGCGTTTGGATGGCGTACTACTTAAAATAGAAAAAGTTGATTTTAAGTTCAATAATAAAATTTTATTTGAGGGTTCTAAGTATCGTTCTGGTTTAGGGGCAATTGGAGTAGAAGTTAAAGTTCATTATAAAGATAATAAATGGAAAGCCAAAGAAGTGAAAATGACTTGGATTAGTTAA
- a CDS encoding molecular chaperone, which translates to MKLEFLKIEKIIETEKNIIIYIPAGGIQFGFKNKIISLRDPLRIAMTHRGSFLNVVRYVDFVVYDDLSIYTTGEIKRESLFGIVSNEEVLLAIYKALEENCTDVPFFKSVDFKEMFNREFGEAYGQSS; encoded by the coding sequence ATGAAACTTGAATTCTTAAAAATTGAAAAAATCATAGAAACAGAAAAAAACATAATCATTTACATTCCAGCTGGGGGCATCCAGTTTGGATTTAAAAATAAAATTATCTCTTTAAGGGATCCATTACGAATTGCTATGACACATCGGGGCAGCTTCCTCAATGTTGTTCGCTACGTCGATTTCGTAGTTTACGATGACCTATCAATATATACGACAGGTGAGATTAAGCGAGAAAGCTTATTTGGGATTGTATCCAATGAAGAAGTGCTATTAGCCATTTATAAAGCGCTGGAAGAAAATTGCACGGATGTTCCATTTTTCAAATCAGTGGATTTTAAAGAAATGTTTAACCGTGAATTTGGTGAAGCATATGGGCAGTCGAGTTAA
- a CDS encoding NUDIX domain-containing protein: MNSDFEFLEFIFVEETEIYNYHRLAGSYAVIKCNSNYLLCYNTLRKQWELPAGHREANETPKDCAIRELYEETGQRVLNMEFKGLLKVKNVINGVIKYNPIYFTTLEKLQPFRKNKETSEIRLWDLEEKIGHIDEVDLKIFDFIK; this comes from the coding sequence ATGAATAGTGATTTTGAATTCCTTGAATTTATTTTTGTAGAAGAAACTGAAATATATAACTATCACCGATTGGCTGGATCATATGCAGTAATAAAATGTAATAGCAACTATCTTTTATGTTATAACACTTTAAGAAAACAATGGGAATTACCAGCCGGCCATAGGGAAGCAAATGAAACACCGAAAGATTGTGCTATAAGAGAACTTTACGAAGAAACTGGGCAAAGAGTTTTGAATATGGAATTTAAAGGTTTGTTAAAAGTGAAAAACGTAATAAATGGTGTAATTAAATATAATCCTATTTATTTTACTACTCTTGAAAAACTTCAACCATTTCGGAAAAATAAAGAGACATCAGAAATTCGATTATGGGACCTAGAGGAAAAGATCGGTCACATAGATGAAGTGGATTTAAAAATATTTGACTTTATAAAATAG
- a CDS encoding RNA polymerase sigma factor, with amino-acid sequence MNQKDAFTSYLIQIGKEVFLVLRSKGASKEDAEDIIQNTFYKIYSMLSDLDEKSVRPWFYRVALNEFIDLKRKKFQHNVPLSDEIQSKLTSKDADFEQFFNQDEILSLLKNVKTEYREIFVLKYYYEFSYEEIAQLLNMQVANVKQKLYRARKTIRSEAGGIMAWIQRFKKH; translated from the coding sequence ATGAATCAAAAAGACGCTTTCACCTCCTATCTAATACAAATTGGAAAGGAAGTGTTTCTTGTTTTGCGTTCAAAAGGGGCATCAAAAGAAGATGCAGAGGACATTATACAAAATACATTTTATAAAATCTATTCGATGTTAAGTGACCTGGACGAAAAATCAGTTCGACCATGGTTTTACCGAGTTGCGCTTAACGAATTTATTGATTTAAAGCGGAAAAAATTCCAGCATAATGTCCCGCTTTCTGATGAAATCCAATCAAAGTTAACAAGCAAGGATGCCGATTTTGAACAGTTTTTTAATCAAGATGAAATTTTAAGTTTACTAAAGAATGTAAAAACTGAGTATCGGGAGATTTTTGTTTTGAAATATTATTATGAATTTTCTTACGAGGAAATCGCTCAATTACTCAATATGCAAGTCGCGAATGTAAAGCAAAAATTATACAGGGCAAGGAAAACAATTCGTTCAGAAGCAGGAGGGATCATGGCATGGATTCAACGATTCAAAAAGCATTAA
- a CDS encoding sigma factor regulator N-terminal domain-containing protein: MDSTIQKALKKAKRKHWVIITLISVVVCLILLFAFNRLGNYLSAQNTTRLHDSLFLQHAISQPNVNIDSQVTANSSMFGGNIITNRSKNINGYLVPWSTLTSSYSWFGASIDYNELVAGFHSSGNNNFEYDKQTKQKVATFYHPAIKEYYEGVQNQLEAVVQLENQVAEVAISFKEPLTMEQVRENIPENLNIAWLYMTSAIANEALGPAGVPVYGYADSELSKESFDRFIENLKKYDTRKSIEEIQKYIRENENKMLNDVTVLGVMLTGRTENFNELIGKDFIRGASVGVTVPIVPYIQPIK; this comes from the coding sequence ATGGATTCAACGATTCAAAAAGCATTAAAAAAAGCAAAAAGAAAACACTGGGTTATTATTACCCTTATTTCTGTAGTGGTTTGTCTCATATTACTTTTTGCTTTTAATCGACTAGGAAATTATTTATCTGCTCAAAATACGACTCGATTACACGACAGTTTATTTTTACAACACGCTATATCTCAACCTAATGTAAACATTGACTCCCAGGTAACAGCTAATTCTTCGATGTTTGGCGGGAATATTATTACAAACCGTTCCAAAAATATAAATGGCTATCTAGTCCCTTGGAGCACATTAACAAGTTCTTATTCATGGTTTGGTGCTTCCATTGATTACAACGAATTAGTCGCTGGCTTCCACTCAAGTGGGAATAATAATTTTGAATACGATAAACAAACGAAGCAAAAAGTGGCAACATTTTATCATCCGGCTATTAAAGAATATTATGAGGGGGTTCAAAATCAACTCGAAGCTGTTGTTCAATTGGAAAACCAAGTAGCAGAAGTAGCAATCTCATTCAAAGAACCTTTAACAATGGAACAAGTTCGAGAAAACATACCTGAAAATTTAAATATTGCATGGCTTTATATGACATCTGCAATTGCTAATGAAGCTTTAGGCCCTGCAGGTGTACCAGTTTATGGTTATGCAGATTCTGAGCTTTCAAAGGAATCCTTCGACAGGTTTATTGAAAACCTAAAAAAATATGATACTAGAAAATCAATAGAGGAAATTCAAAAATATATTAGAGAGAATGAAAACAAAATGTTAAACGACGTTACCGTATTAGGGGTTATGTTAACAGGTCGGACAGAAAATTTTAATGAATTGATAGGCAAAGACTTTATTCGAGGGGCATCGGTAGGAGTAACTGTACCAATTGTTCCATATATCCAACCAATAAAATAA
- a CDS encoding IS3 family transposase (programmed frameshift), with amino-acid sequence MAKMSAEEKLAAVQRYVNGKESSRKVAADIGVSHRYLLTWVKQYEHNGVEAFVKRYTNYTKQFKLDVLNYMTEHGTSLYETAAIFKIAAASTIRNWKKQFEAQGKDALQPKKKGRLSMKKETAKQSKKTPVEGSTQALQARIKQLEMENEYFKKVECLSSSQRKITTKDKVKVICELRHKYSVKALVAFAEIKRSTYYDIVKKMNRPDLNADLKVEIQAIYDEHEGRYGYRRIRDELANRGQKVNHKKVQRIMKELGLKCLVRMKKYKSYKGTVGKIAPNILNRNFTAEAPNEKWVTDITEFKLFGEKLYLSPVLDLFNGEIITYTIGSRPTFSLVSDMLEKALECLPEDHQLLMHSDQGWHYQMKQYRHSLETRGIVQSMSRKGNCYDNSVMENFFGIMKSEFLYLKEFENIEQFKRELEKYINYYNTKRIKAKLKGMSPIQYRTHAQMAA; translated from the exons ATGGCTAAAATGAGTGCAGAAGAAAAATTAGCAGCGGTTCAAAGATATGTAAATGGAAAAGAAAGTTCAAGGAAAGTAGCGGCTGATATAGGGGTATCCCATCGTTACCTATTAACTTGGGTGAAACAATATGAACATAACGGTGTAGAGGCCTTTGTAAAACGATATACAAATTACACGAAGCAGTTTAAACTAGACGTACTTAACTACATGACTGAACACGGTACGTCCTTATACGAAACCGCTGCTATTTTTAAAATAGCGGCTGCTTCAACGATACGAAATTGGAAAAAACAATTCGAAGCACAAGGAAAGGATGCCCTTCAGCCAAAGAAAAAGGGGCGTCTATCCATGAAAAAAGAAACGGCTAAACAATCTAAGAAAACACCAGTAGAAGGCTCTACTCAAGCACTCCAAGCTCGCATTAAACAGCTTGAAATGGAAAACGAGTATT TTAAAAAAGTTGAATGCCTTAGTTCAAGCCAAAGAAAAATCACCACGAAAGACAAAGTAAAAGTCATTTGTGAATTAAGGCATAAATATTCGGTGAAAGCACTTGTGGCATTCGCAGAAATTAAACGCAGTACGTACTACGATATAGTGAAGAAGATGAATCGACCCGATCTGAACGCTGATTTAAAGGTCGAAATTCAAGCGATTTACGATGAACATGAAGGTCGTTATGGTTATCGTCGTATTCGTGATGAGTTAGCGAATCGTGGGCAAAAAGTGAATCATAAGAAGGTTCAACGCATCATGAAAGAGCTAGGTTTAAAGTGCTTAGTACGTATGAAAAAATATAAATCGTATAAAGGCACAGTCGGTAAAATTGCGCCAAATATTTTAAATCGTAATTTTACGGCAGAGGCTCCAAATGAAAAATGGGTAACCGATATTACAGAGTTTAAATTATTCGGAGAAAAGCTTTATTTATCACCTGTTTTAGATCTATTTAATGGTGAAATTATTACCTATACAATTGGTTCAAGGCCGACCTTTTCCCTTGTTTCAGACATGTTAGAAAAGGCGTTAGAATGCTTACCAGAAGACCACCAGCTATTAATGCATTCCGATCAAGGCTGGCATTATCAAATGAAACAATATCGACACAGTCTTGAAACAAGAGGCATTGTGCAAAGTATGTCTCGTAAAGGTAACTGTTACGATAACTCCGTGATGGAGAATTTCTTTGGCATCATGAAATCTGAATTTCTCTATTTAAAGGAATTTGAAAATATCGAGCAATTCAAAAGAGAACTAGAAAAATATATCAACTACTACAATACCAAACGGATTAAGGCAAAATTAAAAGGTATGAGCCCGATACAATATCGAACTCATGCCCAAATGGCTGCCTGA
- a CDS encoding magnesium transporter, translated as MSYCSFIASNLEMPEIESKAKYITVKEAIELEITPHELVPWEKMDPNAQVLFVENEEDLNELVINKDCYYNVSEYTGYPFIYEVNFSYSELRVKQLLDYLKDNLRDGQIIELWRVWIGHDDNELNIPYSRFNHNELSLNHLIQMYDWNDENYKEQYCIVLEK; from the coding sequence ATGAGCTATTGTTCATTTATAGCATCAAATCTTGAAATGCCAGAAATAGAATCCAAAGCAAAATATATTACGGTCAAAGAAGCGATTGAATTAGAAATAACACCGCATGAATTGGTGCCTTGGGAGAAGATGGACCCGAATGCCCAAGTCTTATTTGTTGAAAATGAAGAGGATTTAAATGAGTTAGTAATCAATAAAGACTGTTATTATAACGTAAGTGAATATACAGGCTATCCATTTATATATGAAGTAAATTTTAGCTATTCAGAATTGAGAGTTAAGCAATTATTGGATTACTTAAAAGACAATTTAAGAGACGGACAGATAATAGAACTATGGCGAGTATGGATTGGTCATGATGATAACGAACTAAATATACCGTACAGTAGGTTTAATCATAACGAATTATCTCTCAATCATCTGATCCAGATGTATGATTGGAACGATGAAAACTATAAAGAACAATATTGTATAGTATTAGAAAAATAA
- a CDS encoding S-layer homology domain-containing protein, producing the protein MKKTLITAGLATGLFFTSMMGTGADTSASSVHYKDVKTSDNFYLAVESLIEQKAISRTNDSFRPYENVTRGQASSIIAKVLKLDIENVKDPKFKDVPKDHQFYKYIAALENAGLVKGKGNGLFGINDPLTRGQMSSILVKGFEIPLIGIQDVGFNGFADATYYMGGGDNSVVENGDVWLSFGGQFSQAIETMNYYGFVSGYKTGYKHEYFDMEKVYFKQGEALKRSQLALMINSMQKGTQYEYLYFKDFGITNRSVTIGAGGRWVDDKAVIDDPTIISIKEISNYEKEGLLKGSAFAGIINNVYAILEPKKVGKTFAKFDNGGTGKEKVLEITVTGSKGNFEVSYKDVTPEK; encoded by the coding sequence ATGAAGAAGACATTAATTACAGCAGGGTTAGCAACAGGTTTATTTTTTACTAGCATGATGGGTACAGGTGCAGATACAAGCGCTAGTTCAGTACATTACAAAGATGTTAAGACATCAGATAACTTCTACTTAGCAGTAGAAAGCTTAATAGAACAAAAAGCTATTAGTAGAACTAATGACAGTTTTAGACCATACGAGAATGTAACACGAGGTCAAGCTTCTAGTATAATAGCAAAAGTTTTAAAACTTGATATCGAAAATGTTAAAGACCCTAAATTTAAGGACGTTCCAAAAGACCACCAATTCTATAAATATATTGCCGCATTAGAGAATGCAGGACTTGTAAAAGGAAAAGGCAACGGTTTATTCGGCATTAACGACCCATTAACTCGTGGTCAAATGTCGTCAATCTTAGTAAAAGGATTTGAAATTCCATTAATCGGTATTCAAGATGTAGGATTTAATGGATTTGCTGATGCTACATATTATATGGGTGGCGGCGATAATAGTGTCGTTGAGAATGGTGATGTTTGGCTTAGTTTTGGTGGTCAATTCAGTCAAGCGATTGAAACAATGAATTATTATGGATTTGTTTCTGGATATAAAACAGGATATAAACATGAATACTTTGATATGGAGAAAGTGTATTTTAAACAAGGAGAAGCGCTTAAACGTTCTCAGTTAGCACTGATGATTAACAGTATGCAAAAAGGAACTCAATATGAGTATTTGTACTTCAAAGACTTTGGCATAACTAATAGAAGTGTCACTATTGGAGCAGGTGGAAGATGGGTGGATGACAAGGCTGTAATTGATGATCCTACTATTATCTCTATTAAGGAAATTTCTAACTATGAAAAAGAAGGATTACTTAAAGGGTCTGCTTTTGCAGGAATAATAAACAATGTATATGCTATTCTTGAGCCTAAAAAAGTTGGTAAGACTTTTGCAAAATTTGATAATGGTGGAACTGGTAAGGAAAAGGTTTTAGAAATTACGGTAACAGGATCAAAGGGTAACTTTGAAGTTTCTTATAAGGATGTAACGCCAGAAAAATAA
- a CDS encoding S-layer homology domain-containing protein, which yields MKRFAAFVFAIGALLVSPKVEAEYFEYFKDVPFWEVNTKIKAELIPGSTYYKNTDYFLLDIKEDSLVTFTSNDYPYHGTSITLKEPITNEEIISLGPTTEDGDLQYTKHIIQLRKGIYGVFVSGRHEIAYESIYSVEPLQNDYDIEPNNTRAQANKIQVNKIYKQLSTANSLYQEDFYFFDITEPSIVRLLASTDQKSDNRVGMFIVPEIDTEQTKLVSLSRTVSNTDDWQETSYEVFSPGRYYFVVRDMASVYDKNYKFLIEQQAIEKPERFKNGLNFNSIPLNTKYSGFISSEDNYSFSISKPANIGIVLNEHENQTKDLYFNLYKGGGSLKNLDYLAHSDNLSFNPKYLNIQLAPGNYTVSVEDFNRQITDRLYYDIAVYELLFSDVTVKNVYIGEITALANSGIIRGYEDGTFQPKNNITRKQVFTMLSRDSQLPLQPIRNMIPFKDIKNNSSSYELIKPFYEAGVIDGSNGNMNLSSALTRAQLAKILVNAYNLKMKDVPISFKDTPNNEYVQILASNGITTGSNGYFMPNKPVSREHFSVFLHRLYNADK from the coding sequence TTGAAAAGATTTGCAGCATTTGTTTTTGCAATCGGGGCCTTATTGGTATCTCCAAAAGTTGAGGCTGAGTATTTCGAATATTTTAAAGACGTACCATTCTGGGAAGTAAATACCAAAATTAAAGCAGAACTAATTCCGGGAAGTACATATTATAAAAATACAGACTACTTTTTGTTGGATATAAAAGAAGATTCTTTAGTAACGTTTACTAGCAATGACTATCCGTATCACGGCACCTCCATTACTTTAAAGGAACCGATAACAAATGAAGAGATTATTTCACTCGGCCCAACCACTGAAGACGGCGATTTACAGTATACGAAACATATAATTCAATTACGAAAAGGAATTTACGGTGTTTTTGTGTCTGGTCGCCATGAAATTGCCTACGAGTCGATATATTCCGTTGAACCATTACAAAATGATTATGATATAGAGCCAAACAATACGCGGGCTCAGGCAAATAAAATTCAGGTAAATAAAATATATAAACAGCTCTCTACGGCAAATAGTCTTTATCAGGAGGACTTTTATTTTTTCGATATAACGGAACCGAGTATAGTCCGATTACTCGCAAGTACTGATCAAAAGTCTGATAATCGTGTGGGAATGTTTATTGTCCCTGAAATCGATACAGAACAAACAAAATTAGTATCACTATCTAGAACTGTTTCGAATACAGATGATTGGCAGGAAACTTCCTATGAAGTATTTAGTCCGGGGCGCTATTATTTCGTAGTACGGGATATGGCAAGTGTTTACGATAAAAACTACAAGTTTCTGATTGAACAGCAGGCGATAGAAAAGCCTGAAAGATTTAAAAACGGTTTAAACTTCAATTCAATACCGTTAAATACGAAATACAGTGGTTTTATTTCGAGTGAAGACAACTATTCCTTTTCAATTAGCAAACCTGCAAATATAGGAATTGTTTTAAATGAACATGAAAATCAAACAAAAGATTTATATTTTAACCTGTATAAAGGCGGAGGTTCTTTAAAAAACCTAGACTATTTGGCACATTCAGACAATCTTTCTTTTAATCCTAAGTATTTAAACATACAACTAGCACCTGGCAATTATACTGTATCGGTAGAGGATTTTAATCGGCAAATAACGGATCGTTTATACTATGATATCGCTGTATACGAACTGCTTTTTTCAGATGTTACAGTAAAAAATGTATATATCGGTGAAATTACAGCATTAGCAAACTCAGGAATAATCCGAGGGTACGAAGATGGTACGTTTCAGCCGAAAAACAATATAACACGGAAACAGGTATTTACGATGTTGAGCCGTGATAGTCAGTTACCATTACAGCCAATCCGTAACATGATACCATTCAAAGATATAAAAAATAATAGTTCTTCGTACGAACTGATAAAGCCATTTTATGAAGCTGGCGTAATCGACGGCTCCAATGGGAACATGAATTTATCAAGTGCACTAACACGAGCCCAACTGGCAAAAATTTTAGTCAATGCCTACAATTTAAAAATGAAGGATGTTCCCATATCCTTTAAAGATACGCCAAACAACGAGTATGTACAAATACTGGCGTCAAATGGAATTACAACTGGTTCCAACGGCTATTTTATGCCAAACAAACCAGTATCACGCGAACATTTCAGTGTTTTTTTACACCGATTATATAATGCGGATAAATAA